From the genome of Desulfovibrio sp. JY:
GGCCACGCCATGGACCTCGAACGCCTGCTCGGCTTCCCGGGCCTGCATGTCATTCTCATTCCTGATTAAGGTGGGGAAGAGACTGGGGGAAACCCTTTCTGAAGAAAGGGTTTCCCCCAGACCCCCATCCCAAAGACTTTTGGCGGCAACGAATAACCACTCGTTACCTACGTATATTATTAAAAAATTTAGGAAGGGGAGAGCGCGAGAGGGGAGAACCCTTTTTAAAGGGTTTCCCCTCTCGCATTTCCTTTCCTTCAATAAATCATGATTCCACTGACGATGCTCAATTCGTACCGGGTCGCGGCGCAGGCGGCCTGTTGCCTGTTTCCCCGGACGGCGGCGGAGCTGGCCCGGGCGCTTCAGCCTGGGGGTGGGCAGGCCGTGCATGTGCTTGGCCACGGCTGCAACGTGATCCTGTCGCGGCCGTATTACGACGCCACGCACCGGTTCGTGTGCCTGCGGGATCTGGAAACGGTCATTGTCGTGGACGGGGAGCGGGTGCGGGCCGGGGCCGGGGCACGGCTGCGCGACCTGTGCCGGGCGGCGGCCAGAGCCGGGTTGTCGGGCCTGGAGAACCTGTGGGACATTCCGGGAAGCGTGGGGGGCGCGGCCTGCATGAACGCCGGGGCCTACGGGACGTCGTTTTACGATGCGGTCACGGCCGTGGAAGCGCTTTTTCCGGGTCGTGAGGGTGTGACGATGCTCTCCCGGGAGGATTGCGCGCCCGCCTATCGCACCACAGCCTTCCAGAGCGGACCGGGCGTGATCGCGGCCGTGCATCTGCGGCTTTCGCCAGACGATCCGGCCCGGATCATGGCGGCCATGGGACGCATCGGCAAGCTGCGCCGGAGCAGGCTCCCCTACGACCTGCCGAGCGCGGGCAGCGTTTTTCGCCGCCCCGAGGGCGCACCGCCGGTCGGGGTCATCATGGAGGAGGCCGGGCTCAAGGGATTTGGCATCGGCGGGGCGCGCATCTCCCGCCGCCACGCGGGGTTCATCGTCAATGCCGGCGGCGCGACCG
Proteins encoded in this window:
- the murB gene encoding UDP-N-acetylmuramate dehydrogenase, producing the protein MLNSYRVAAQAACCLFPRTAAELARALQPGGGQAVHVLGHGCNVILSRPYYDATHRFVCLRDLETVIVVDGERVRAGAGARLRDLCRAAARAGLSGLENLWDIPGSVGGAACMNAGAYGTSFYDAVTAVEALFPGREGVTMLSREDCAPAYRTTAFQSGPGVIAAVHLRLSPDDPARIMAAMGRIGKLRRSRLPYDLPSAGSVFRRPEGAPPVGVIMEEAGLKGFGIGGARISRRHAGFIVNAGGATGADILAVVEVMRAAARERYGVELKLEQVVI